The sequence below is a genomic window from Mycobacterium sp. ITM-2016-00316.
TGCCTCCATCTGGTCACTGGCGATCGGGCGTGACAGCAAGAACCCCTGGGCGCGGTGACAACCATGCCGCAACAGCGTGATCGCGGCGGTCTCGGTCTCCACCCCCTCGGCCACCAACTGCAGGCCGAACGCCTCGGCCAAGGCGATGATCGCCCGCACGATGGCCAGATCTCCCGGGTCGGCACCCAGATCGCGCACGAAACTCTTGTCGATCTTGAGGGCATCCACCGGGAGCGACTTCAGCAGCGACAGCACGCTGTAACCGGTGCCGAAGTCATCGATGGCGACCTGCACGCCGACCTCATGCAGCTTGGCCAGCGTGATCCGGGTGACGTCGATGTCCTGCACCACAATGCTTTCGGTGATTTCCAGGCATACCGAACCTCGGGGCAGCCCGAACTCGCTGACGATCGACGCCACCGATTCGGCGAACCCGTCCGCGACGAGCTGCACCGGTGACACGTTGACCCGCAGCACGGCGTCCAGCCCGAAGCCGTTGGCCCGCCAACCGGCGAAGTCCGCGCACGCCGTGCGCATCACCCAGCGGCCCAGCTCGCCCGCGAGATTGATGGATTCGGCGACGCCGATGAACGAGTCCGGGGCGAGCAGGCCGCGGGTGGGATGCTGCCAGCGGACCAGTGCCTCGGTCGCCAGGACCTTGCCGGTGCGCATATCGACCTCGGGTAGGTAGCGCAGAAACAGCGACCCGGTCTCGATCACGCTCTGCAGGTGTAGCTCGATGTCGTTGCGGAACTCGCTCTCCAGCGATATCGCGTTGGAGTAGATGGTCACCTGGTTGCCGCCGGTACCTTTTGCGGTGAGCACGGCCTGATCGGCGTGGCGGAGCAGATCCGAGGTGGTGTCCTGCCCGGGGATGCCCAGCGCGACACCGATGCTGACCGTGCGGGTCACCATCTCGCCGTCGATAGGAACCCGCCTGGACAGCACGGCCTGTAACCGGTGGGCGAGTTCCTCGGCCGCGGCGGCACCGGTGGGGGAGGCGGGGACCACCACGAACTCATCGCCGCCGAGGCGGGCGATCATGCTGGGGCCCGAGGCCAGTGCGAGCCGTTCGGCGAGCACCCTGATGAAACGGTCTCCCGCTGAGTGGCCGAGGTAGTCGTTGATGGCCTTGAGCCGGTCCAGGTCGAAGAACAGCGCGGTGACCGGGCCGGGTTGCCCCGGCTTGAGCCGGTCATCCAGATGGGCCATCAAGGCCCGGCGGTTGTGCAGTCCGGTGAGGTCATCGTGCTCGGCCAGGAACCGCAGTCGCTCCTCGGCGTACACCCGGGCCTGCACCTGAGTGAACAGGGACGCGATGGCGGCCAGCGCATTGAGTTCCTCGGCGGTCCACTCCCGGTCGCCGGCCTTGGCGAAGCCGATCACCCCGGTCGTGACGTCACCGGACAGCAGCGGCACACAGGCCGTCGTCGTCGTTGCGTCGGGCCGGAAGACCACGGGCTCCTTGAGATGTTCGGCCAGCGCGAAAACCGGTTCGGCGTCGGCGAAGTAGACCAGCTCAAGCGGGTCGGGCCGCACCTCCTCCGTGCGCGGAGGCCACTCGGCGATGAGCCGAGTCGCGTGGATGCCGTGGTCGTTGTGCCGCAGGAAACTGAAATCGACATCGAAGTATGTGACCAGTTCGGCCAGCACCTGCTGGCTGACGCCGGTCGCGGTGGCGGCGTCCACGGCGATCAGGCGAGTGGCGACCGCGGTGACGACGAGTTCGAGGCTGCGGGGCACCTAGACCTCTCTGTGTGGCGACACCTGACGGTGCCGCGTGGCGACGCACGGGCGCCGGCGGGCGTCCGGACAGCCTGCGAAAAGTGTATTCCAGACGTCGCCCATGATTGGTGCCATCCCATGGGTCCGACGTTTCGTGGTCTGATCGAACGATCCGAACGGCAGCGCGCCCGCCGGTCGGATGATCACACCCCGGCCTCGGCGGTCCCGGCCGGCGCGACGAGGTCATCGAGCAGCGGCAGCAACACGCGCGCTTCGGCCCGAATGGCGATAATCTGTTGCGGGTCAGCCGTTCTGGTGAATTCGGCTTGATCCCACCACATCATCTTGGTCGCGTAGCGCTCGTCGGGATAGGGTGTGGCCGGGATGCGGGTGGCGACCACACCGCCCGATGATTGCCAGCGATCGAGTACGTGCGCCGCCGCGGTCGCCATGGCGAACTTGGCGCCGAGGACGAGGGTGGCGTGCAGGGGCATACGGGCCAGAACGGGCGTGAGCTCTCGGCTGCGTGCAAACCCGTCGTCGGTCCACGCGGTCTTGATCTCGACGACACCGAACGGCATGCGATCGTCGATCATTTTGCGTACCTGCGGCAGCGCGGGCTGTCCGGCCCATTCGACCACCGCATGGCTCTCGTCGGCGCCACCGTACGGGCCTTGGGCTCGAACGCCGCCGACCACCTGGCCGGCGTCGTCGATCGCGGCGAGGAACAGCGACGTGGTGGCGGGGTCGGCCAGTGCGGTCGGGTCGATCGCACGCTCCACTCCGTGTTTGCGGTAACTGCGCATGGCGCCCTCGATGAAATCGTCCCAGAGCTCGGGCTCCGCGCGGGGCGTGGACACCACGAGGGTGCAGTCCGTGTCCCTGTCCCACCACTGCGCCGACGCATTATCGGGGAGTCCGCGAAACGCGGTTTCGGCGACAGACACGCTCATTCCCAGGCCCACCGATCAGTTGTCGGAACGTTGCCCCGAGCGGGTACGTTCCTGAGGTAACTTCAAATAGTGCAGTTAAGTATCGCCATATCCAGGGGATATACCAGCGGCAAGTTATTGCCGTTCCTGACAACTCGTTGCCAACTTCGCGTAGGTGGGTTTCTAGCAATTTCACGGGCAACTAGTTAATAGTGGCTAACTTCATGCAAATTATCGCTGGCGTAAGTGGTGGCAAATCGCATTCAGCGACCAAATAGTTTTCTAAATCGATCACGCAGAAGGCACCGTGTCTGCCATTCGCTACCTTTTCACGGTCATGTCGATCCGGTGATCGATGACCCGGTGCCCGACGCCCGTCGATGACGCGCTATGTATGGATGGGAAAAATCGACATGGTGACCGGAGGAGGAGCGGTGCAGGTTTTCAAGAATCTCGATGAATTGGTGGGGGCCAAAGGGGCCGAGTTGGGTCCGACGGAGTGGCTGGAGATCGGCCAGGACCGGGTGAACAAATTTGCCGAAGCAACAGAAGATCACCAGTGGATCCACGTCGATCCCGAACGTGCGGCCGACGGACCCTTCGGCGGCACCATCGCCCACGGTCTGCTGACCTTGTCACTGCTGCCGTATTTCAGCCATCACCTGTATCGGGTGGAGGGCATCTCGCTGGCGGTCAACTATGGGTACAACAAGGTCCGCTTCATCACGCCGGTGAAAGTCGGTGCCAAGGTGCGGGCCCGCGCCGTGGTCACCGATGTGACGGCGCTCGAAGGCGCCGCCCAGTCGACGGTCACCATCACCGTCGAGATCGAAGGCTCGGAAAAGCCTGCAGCGGTGGCAGAGTCGATCGTGCGCTATATCGCTTGATTCGCGGCGCGCCGCTGGGCGGCCTTGACCAGGCCGCCCCCGATGATGAGGCGCTGGATCTCGCTGGTGCCCTCGTAGAGGCGCAGCAAACGCACTTCGCGGTAGATGCGTTCCACCGGCACGTCGCGCATGTAGCCGCTGCCACCGTGGATCTGGACGGCGAGGTCGGCGACATTGCCCGCCATTTCGGTGCAGAACAGTTTTGCCGATGACGGTGCGATGCGCCGGTCCTCGCCGGTCACCCACAGCCGTGCGGCCTCGCGGACCAGCGCGCGGCCGGCCATCACGCCGGTCTGCTGGTCGGCGAGCATCGCCTGAACCAGCTGAAAACTGCCGATCGGGGTGCCGCCCTGGGTGGCGGTCGCGGCGTAGGCCACCGATTCGTCGAGGGCACGCTGCGCGCTGCCGACCGCCAACGCCGCGATGTGTACGCGGCCGCGTGCCAGCGATGTCATGGCCGCGCGGTAGCCGATGTCCTCGCTGCCGCCGATCAGGGAGTCCCGGCCGACCCGCACATCATCGAAGCTGACATCCGCGGTCCAGGCGCCCTCCTGGCCCATCTTGGCGTCCTTGGCCCCGATCTGGATGCCCGGCGTATCGGCCGGCACCAGAAACACCGCGATACCGGGTCCGTCCGCGTCGGCGGGGCGGGTGCGGGCAAAGACGATGAACAGGCCGGCATTCGGCGCATTGGTGATGTATTGCTTGCGCCCGTTGATCACCCAGTCGTAGTCATTTCCCGGGTCGCTGCGCTCTCCCCCGCGAGCGGGAGGTGCCCCCAGCCCTCCGCTCCCGTCTCTGACGGCCTTGGTTCGCAGCCCGGCCGGGTTGGATCCCGCACCCGGTTCGGTCAGCGCGAAAGACGCCACGATGTCGCCGGAGGCGATGCCCTCCAGCCAGCGCGACTTCTGCTCGTCGGTGCCGAAACCCACGAGCACCTGACCGGCGATGCCGTTGTTGGTGCCGAACATCGAGCGCAGCGCCAGGCTGGTGTACCCGAATTCCATGGCCAGCTCGACGTCCTGGGCCAGGTTCAGTCCGAGCCCGCCCCACTCCTGTGGAATCGCGTACCCGAACAGCCCCATGTTCTTGGCCTGCTCGCGGATGTCGTCGGGCACCCGGTCGGCGGACATGATCTCCAGCTCACGGGGGACCACCTGGTTGCGGATGAACTGGCGGGTGGCGGCAAGGATATCGGCGAAGTCTGCCTCCGATACGGCGGCTGTCGTGGGATCCGCGCTGGGCGCGGCGGCGTTGTCGGCCATCGGCGGGCTCTCCTGAATTGGTGCGATCACCGCAAGGGGTGGTTTGATACAAGAAATATCATATTTTATGTATGGATTAGTTTCTGGCTTCAGGAAGGGATGGGCTCCCATGGGTCTGCTCGACGGTCGGACCGCGGTGATCACCGGCGGTGCACAGGGAATCGGGTTCGCGATCGCCGAGAGGTTTGTCGCCGAAGGCGCCCGGGTGGTGCTCGGTGACCTGAATCCGGAGGCCACCGACGCCGCGGTCACCGCGCTCGGCGGTTCCGCCGTGGCCACGGCGGTCAGGTGCGATGTCACCGACGCCGGCCAGGTCGAAGCGCTCGTCGGCACCGCCGTGGACACCTTCGGAAGCCTGGACATCATGGTCAACAATGCGGGCATCACCCGTGACGCGACCATGCGCAAGATGACCGAGGAGCAGTTCGATCAGGTCGTCTCGGTGCACCTCAAGGGCTCGTGGAACGGCACCCGGCTGGCCGCTAACATCATGCGTGAGGCGAAAAGCGGTGCCATCATCAACATCTCGTCCATTTCGGGCAAGGTCGGTCTGATCGGACAGACCAATTACTCCGCGGCAAAGGCCGGCATCGTCGGACTCACCAAGGCCGCCGCCAAGGAAATCGCCCACCTGGGTGTCCGGGTCAACGCCATCCAACCCGGCCTCATCCGCTCGGCGATGACCGAGGCCATGCCGCAGCGGATCTGGGACCAGAAGTTGGCTGAGATCCCGATGGCGCGCGCCGGGGAGCCCAGCGAGGTCGCCTCCGTGGCCCTGTTCCTGGCCTCGGATCTGTCCTCGTACATGACCGGCACGGTGCTCGAAGTGACCGGCGGGCGGCACATCTGACATGTCTGATGCGGTGATCTGCGAGCCGGTCCGCACCCCGATCGGCCGCTACGGCGGGATGTTCCAATCCCTGACCGCCGTGGACCTAGGGGTTGCGGCACTGCAGGGTCTGTTGGAACGCACCGGGATTCCCGCCGATGCCGTGCAGGACGTGATCCTGGGGCACTGCTATCCCTCCAGTGAGGCCCCGGCGATCGGACGGGTGGTCGCGCTGGACGCGGGTCTGCCGATCACCGTGCCCGGCATGCAGCTCGACCGGCGTTGCGGATCCGGCCTGCAGGCCGTCATCCAGGCCTGCCTTCAGGTGTCCAGCGGCAACAACGATCTCGTCGTCGCCGGCGGCGCCGAATCGATGAGCAACGTGGCCTTTCATTCCACCGATATGCGGTGGGGCGGGTCGCGCGGTGGAGTGACGGTGCACGACGGACTCGCCCGCGGCCGCACCACGGCCGGGGGCAAGCACTATCCGGTGCCCGGCGGCATGCTGGAGACCGCCGAGAATCTGCGCCGTCAGTACGGCATCTCGCGGACCGAACAGGACGAACTGGCGGTGCGCTCGCACCAGAAGGCCGTCGCCGCCCAGCGCAGCGGCGTGCTCGCCGAGGAGATCATCCCGGTGACGGTCACCTCGCGAAAGGCTGACTCCGTCATAGATACCGACGAACACCCGCGCGCGGACACCACGGTCGAGGCGCTGAGCAGGCTGCGCCCGGTGCTGGGCAAGAGCGACCCCGAGGCCACCGTGACTGCCGGCAACTCCAGTGGGCAGAACGACGCCGCATCCATGTGCATCGTCACCACACCCGAACGTGCCGCCGAACTTGGTCTCAAACCCCTTGTCCGGCTGGTGTCCTGGGGTGTGGCCGGGGTGGCGCCCAACATCATGGGCATCGGGCCGGTGCCGGCCACCGAGCGGGCATTGGCCAAGGCGGGATTGTCGCTTTCGGATATCGACCTCATCGAACTCAACGAGGCCTTCGCCGCCCAGGCGCTGGCCTGCACCCGCGAATGGCAATTCACCGACGCGGATTTCGACCGCACCAACGTGCGCGGATCCGGTATCTCGCTGGGCCATCCGGTCGGCGCGACCGGCGGCCGGATGCTCGCCACCCTGGCGCGTGAACTCGAACTGCGCGATGCCCGCTACGGGCTGGAAACCATGTGTATCGGTGGCGGCCAGGGCCTGGCCGCCGTATTCGAACGGACTTTGCTATGACCAGCGAGAAGCGGAGCGGGATCGCCCATGACTAGATTGGCGCACACTCCCGGTCTCACCGACGTGCAGACCGACATCCTCGCCACCGTGCGGCAGTTCGTGGACAAGGAGATCATCCCGAACGCGCAGGAGCTGGAACACTCCGACACCTACCCGCAGCACATCGTCGACCAGATGCGCGAGATGGGCCTGTTCGGTCTGATGATTCCCGAGGAGTACGGCGGCCTGGGCGAGTCACTGCTGACCTACGCACTGTGCGTGGAGGAATTGGCCCGCGGCTGGATGAGCGTATCCGGGGTCATCAACACCCATTTCATCGTCGCGTACATGATCCGCCAGCACGGCACGGACGCACAGAAACAGCACTACCTGCCCCGGATGGCGACCGGTGAGGTGCGCGGCGCGTTCTCGATGTCGGAGCCCGAACTGGGTTCCGATGTCGCGGCGATCCGCACCAAGGCGGTCCGCGACGGCTCCGATTACGTGATCACCGGGCAGAAGATGTGGCTGACCAACGGGGGCAGTTCCACCTTGGTGGCCGCACTGGTGAAAACCGATGAGGGAGCGGACAAACCGCACCGCAATCTGACCGCGTTCCTGATCGAGAAGCCGGCCGGATTCGGCGAGGTGCTGCCGGGGCTGACCATTCCGGGCAAGCTCGACAAGCTGGGTTACAAGGGCATCGACACCACCGAACTGATCTTCGACGGCTACCGTGCCGGTGCGGGGGACGTGCTCGGCGAACTTCCGGGCAAGGGCTTCTTCCAGATGATGGACGGTGTCGAGGTCGGCCGGGTGAACGTGTCGGCGCGCGCGTGTGGCGTCGCGCTGCGGGCGTTCGAGCTGGCGATTCGCTATGCGCAGCAACGGGAGACGTTCGGCAAGCCGATCGCCGGGCACCAGGCCATCGCGTTCCAGCTCGCCGAGATGGCCACCAAGGTCGAGGCCGCCCACCTGATGATGGTGCACGCGGCACGGCTCAAGGACTCCGGTGACCGCAACGACGTCGCGTCCGGGATGGCCAAGTACCTGGCCAGCGAGTACTGCGCCGAGGTCACCCAGCAGAGCTTCCGGATCCACGGCGGCTACGGCTACTCCAAGGAGTACGAGATCGAACGGTTGATGCGCGACGCCCCGTTCCTGCTGATTGGTGAGGGCACCAGCGAGATCCAGAAGACCATCATCAGCAAGAATCTGCTGGATGAGTACCGGGTCTGACGCCGAGTTCGCGGTCCGGCCGCAACTCTCCGACGATGTCGCCCGCGTGGTCCGTCGCCGCATCTTCGACGGCACCTACCCGGCGGGGGAGTATCTACGGCTGGACCAGCTGGCCGTCGACCTCGGCATCAGCGTCACCCCGGTGCGCGAGGCACTGCTGAATCTGCGCGCCGAGGGTCTGCTGGTTCAGCATCCGCGCCGCGGCTTCATGGTGCTCGAATTCACCGCGCGCGACCTTGCCGATGTCGCCAATGTGCAGGCCTACGTCGGGGGAGAGCTGGCCGCGCGGGCGGCCGAGAACATCAGCGCCGAACAGCTTTCCGAGCTGAAGGCGATCCAGGACCAGTTGGAGCAGGCCTACGAGCAGCCCGACTCGGACCGCACGGTGCGGCTCAATCACGAGTATCACCGGCTGATCAACGTGGTGGCCGACTCACCCAAGCTCACCCAGTTCATGTCGGGTATCACCCGCTATCAGCCGGAATCGGTGTTCCCCACCCTCGATGGGTGGCCCGCTCAGTCCATCAAGGATCACCGCCGGGTGATTGCGGCCTTCGAGCGTGGCGACGCCGGTGCGGCCCGCGCTGCGATGGCCGAACACTTCACCATCGGGGTCGCGCCGCTGTGCGAGCACCTCACCAAGCTGGGGGTCATCCGCCCCATTTGACGTACGTCAGTAGTTATTGACGCGCGTCAGAACCCTCGGTAGTGTCGCCCATCACAGCGACCCGAGGAGTGATGGTGGTGCGAACCCTGCCGCGTACAGCGGTCATCGGTGCAGGTATCAGCGGGTTGACCGCCGGCAAGATGCTCAAGGACTACCGCGTTCCGTACACGACCTTCGAGATCTCCGACCGCGTCGGCGGCAACTGGGCGTTCGGCAACCCCAACGGGTTGAGCAGCGCCTACCGGTCACTGCACATCGACACCTCCAAGCATCGGTTGTCGTTCAAGGACTTTCCGGTGCCCCACCACTTTCCGTCGTTCCCGCACCACAGCGATATCAAGGATTACCTGGACTCCTATGCCGAGGCTTTCGGCCTGTTGGAGAACATCGAGTTCAACAACGCGGTACGCCACGCCCGCCGGCGCGACGGTGGTGGCTGGCTGATCGAGGACCAGTCCGGCACCGAGCGGGAGTTCGATCTGCTCGTCGTCGGCAACGGACATCACTGGGATGCGCGGTGGGCCGAGTTTCCCGGCACCTTCACCGGTGAATCGATCCATTCGCACCACTACATCGATCCGCAGACCCCGCTGGCGCTGACCGGCAAGCGCATTCTCGTCATCGGAATCGGAAACAGCGCCGCCGATATCACCGTCGAACTCTCGTCGAAGGCAATGCAGAACAAGGTGACGCTGTCGACGCGGTCGAGCGCCTGGATCGTCCCGAAATACCTTGCCGGGCAACCCGGGGACAAGATCTTCAAGACGACGCCGTACCTGCCACTGTCCTGGCAACGTAGGGCCGCGCAGGCATTCGCCCCCCTGGTGGGCGCTGATCCCACCAAGTACGGCCTACCTGCGGCCAATCACAAACTTTTCGAGGCACACCCGACCCAGTCGGTCGAACTACCGCTGCGACTGGGTTCCGGCGACGTGATCCCGAAGCCGAATGTCACGCTGCTGGACGGGGACACCGTGCACTTCGACGACGGGACATCGGACGTGTTCGATGTCATCATCTACGCCACCGGATACAACATCACCTTCCCGTTCTTCGATCCCGATCTGATCAGCGCGCCCGAGAACCAGATCCGCTTGTACAAGCGGATGTTCAAGCCGGGCTTCGAGGATCTGGTCTTCATCGGTTTCGCTCAGGCCATTCCGACGCTGTTCCCGTTCGTGGAATGCCAATCGCGGCTGCTCGCGGCCTACGCCGCCGGGAGGTACGTGCTACCGGCTGCCGATGAGATGGAGCGGGTGATCGACGCCGATCAGCAGCTGCACGCTGGGCACTGCACCAACCGGGCCCGACACACCCAGCAGGTGGACTACTTCTACTACGAGCACGATATCCGCACCAAGGAGATCCCGGCCGGGATCAAGCGTGCGGCGTCGCGCCCCGTGTCGGTACCCGCGTGAGGTCGCCGACGGATCGCCGGCCGTCGCTCCGCAGCGACGAACGGCGCGAAGCCATCCTCGATGCACTGGACGGATGGCTGCAGGAATCCAGCCTGGATACCATCAACGTCGCCGAGATCACCGCGCAGGCCGGTGTCACGCGCTCGGCCTTCTATTTCTACTTCGAGAACAAGGCGGCCGCCGTCGGGGCTCTCATGGAGCGTCTGGTCACCGAGATCTTCGTCGTGAACGAGGAGTTCACCACCGGCGACGGGGCGCCGCGCGACCGGGTGTACACCATGTTGAACGGGCTCTTCGACAGCAGCGACCGGTACCGGCATGTCTTCGGCGCGATGCTGGAGGCCCGCGGTTCCAGCTCCACCGTCAGGCAGATCTGGGACGACGCGCGCGATGCGTTCATTCCGTCGGTGGCCGAGATGATCCGGGCGGAGCGGCCCGGCTCCGCTCCCGAGCCAGCGGTCCTCGCGGCGGTGCTGCTGGAGTTCAACGACCGAATGCTGGAGCGGTTCATCCTGGGCGGGTCGCTGACGCGTGCGCAGCTGATCGAAGGGGCGGCCGCGGTGTGGTTGAGCACGATCTATGGAGAGAATCGATGAGCTATCAGGAGCTGTCCTTCACCTCGCACGGAACACGTTGCAGTGCGTGGCATTTTCGTGCATCCGGTGAGCATTCGCGACCGGTCGTGGTGATGGCGCACGGATTCGGCGGCACCAAGGACTCTGGCCTGGAACCATTTGCGGAACGGTTCGCCGCGGCCGGTATCGACGTGTTCGCGTTCGACTATCGCGGATTCGGAGCGTCCGAAGGCTCTCCGCGCCAGACGATCTCGCTGGAACGGCAACTGGCCGACTTCCACAGCGCGATCGCCGCGGCGGCGGACCTACCGGATGTCGATCGGGACAGGATCGGGCTGTGGGGTGCATCCATGTCGGGCGGGCATGTCCTTCAGGTTGCCGGTGACCGGGACGATATCGCCGCGGTGATCGCGTTGACCCCGCTGACCAGCGGGCTGGCTGCCGGCCGGGCCGCGATCGGTGAGCGTGATGTGCTGACCGCGTTGCGGTGGACCGCGACCGGGGTGCGCAGCAAGGTGTCGGTGGCCCGGGGCGGTGCGGCGACGCTGATGCCGATCGTCGGCAGGCCGGGCGAGCCCGGCGCGCTCACGCTGTCCGGGGCCTACGAGAGCTATCTGGCGATGGCCGGGCCGACCTGGCGCAACCAGATCGATTCCTCGGTGGGCATGGAGTTGGGGCGGATGAACGTCAAGGCCGCGGTCCGTCGGATTTCGTGCCCCGCATTGGTGCAGATCGGCGACTTCGATCGGTTCGTCCCCGCCGGCGCGGTGGCCAAGACCGCGGAATTGGCCAGGGCACAGGTGCATCGGTATGCCTGCGACCACTTCGACGTCTGGCCGGGCAACGAGTGGTTCGACAAGACCGTCGAGGATCAACTGGTGTTTCTGCGGCGGGTGCTCGCTCCGGTCTGATCGTCCCTCGATCACTCGCGCCCGCAAATATTCGGGTGCGAAAGTGCCCGGCTGTCAGTGACTTTCGAGCGACAGCCGAGTCTCAGAATTTTCTTTGGACTCATTGATCACATC
It includes:
- the fabG gene encoding 3-oxoacyl-ACP reductase FabG — protein: MGLLDGRTAVITGGAQGIGFAIAERFVAEGARVVLGDLNPEATDAAVTALGGSAVATAVRCDVTDAGQVEALVGTAVDTFGSLDIMVNNAGITRDATMRKMTEEQFDQVVSVHLKGSWNGTRLAANIMREAKSGAIINISSISGKVGLIGQTNYSAAKAGIVGLTKAAAKEIAHLGVRVNAIQPGLIRSAMTEAMPQRIWDQKLAEIPMARAGEPSEVASVALFLASDLSSYMTGTVLEVTGGRHI
- a CDS encoding TetR/AcrR family transcriptional regulator, with product MRSPTDRRPSLRSDERREAILDALDGWLQESSLDTINVAEITAQAGVTRSAFYFYFENKAAAVGALMERLVTEIFVVNEEFTTGDGAPRDRVYTMLNGLFDSSDRYRHVFGAMLEARGSSSTVRQIWDDARDAFIPSVAEMIRAERPGSAPEPAVLAAVLLEFNDRMLERFILGGSLTRAQLIEGAAAVWLSTIYGENR
- a CDS encoding acyl-CoA dehydrogenase family protein, coding for MADNAAAPSADPTTAAVSEADFADILAATRQFIRNQVVPRELEIMSADRVPDDIREQAKNMGLFGYAIPQEWGGLGLNLAQDVELAMEFGYTSLALRSMFGTNNGIAGQVLVGFGTDEQKSRWLEGIASGDIVASFALTEPGAGSNPAGLRTKAVRDGSGGLGAPPARGGERSDPGNDYDWVINGRKQYITNAPNAGLFIVFARTRPADADGPGIAVFLVPADTPGIQIGAKDAKMGQEGAWTADVSFDDVRVGRDSLIGGSEDIGYRAAMTSLARGRVHIAALAVGSAQRALDESVAYAATATQGGTPIGSFQLVQAMLADQQTGVMAGRALVREAARLWVTGEDRRIAPSSAKLFCTEMAGNVADLAVQIHGGSGYMRDVPVERIYREVRLLRLYEGTSEIQRLIIGGGLVKAAQRRAANQAI
- a CDS encoding acyl-CoA dehydrogenase family protein encodes the protein MTRLAHTPGLTDVQTDILATVRQFVDKEIIPNAQELEHSDTYPQHIVDQMREMGLFGLMIPEEYGGLGESLLTYALCVEELARGWMSVSGVINTHFIVAYMIRQHGTDAQKQHYLPRMATGEVRGAFSMSEPELGSDVAAIRTKAVRDGSDYVITGQKMWLTNGGSSTLVAALVKTDEGADKPHRNLTAFLIEKPAGFGEVLPGLTIPGKLDKLGYKGIDTTELIFDGYRAGAGDVLGELPGKGFFQMMDGVEVGRVNVSARACGVALRAFELAIRYAQQRETFGKPIAGHQAIAFQLAEMATKVEAAHLMMVHAARLKDSGDRNDVASGMAKYLASEYCAEVTQQSFRIHGGYGYSKEYEIERLMRDAPFLLIGEGTSEIQKTIISKNLLDEYRV
- a CDS encoding acetyl-CoA C-acetyltransferase; its protein translation is MSDAVICEPVRTPIGRYGGMFQSLTAVDLGVAALQGLLERTGIPADAVQDVILGHCYPSSEAPAIGRVVALDAGLPITVPGMQLDRRCGSGLQAVIQACLQVSSGNNDLVVAGGAESMSNVAFHSTDMRWGGSRGGVTVHDGLARGRTTAGGKHYPVPGGMLETAENLRRQYGISRTEQDELAVRSHQKAVAAQRSGVLAEEIIPVTVTSRKADSVIDTDEHPRADTTVEALSRLRPVLGKSDPEATVTAGNSSGQNDAASMCIVTTPERAAELGLKPLVRLVSWGVAGVAPNIMGIGPVPATERALAKAGLSLSDIDLIELNEAFAAQALACTREWQFTDADFDRTNVRGSGISLGHPVGATGGRMLATLARELELRDARYGLETMCIGGGQGLAAVFERTLL
- a CDS encoding bifunctional diguanylate cyclase/phosphodiesterase, which translates into the protein MPRSLELVVTAVATRLIAVDAATATGVSQQVLAELVTYFDVDFSFLRHNDHGIHATRLIAEWPPRTEEVRPDPLELVYFADAEPVFALAEHLKEPVVFRPDATTTTACVPLLSGDVTTGVIGFAKAGDREWTAEELNALAAIASLFTQVQARVYAEERLRFLAEHDDLTGLHNRRALMAHLDDRLKPGQPGPVTALFFDLDRLKAINDYLGHSAGDRFIRVLAERLALASGPSMIARLGGDEFVVVPASPTGAAAAEELAHRLQAVLSRRVPIDGEMVTRTVSIGVALGIPGQDTTSDLLRHADQAVLTAKGTGGNQVTIYSNAISLESEFRNDIELHLQSVIETGSLFLRYLPEVDMRTGKVLATEALVRWQHPTRGLLAPDSFIGVAESINLAGELGRWVMRTACADFAGWRANGFGLDAVLRVNVSPVQLVADGFAESVASIVSEFGLPRGSVCLEITESIVVQDIDVTRITLAKLHEVGVQVAIDDFGTGYSVLSLLKSLPVDALKIDKSFVRDLGADPGDLAIVRAIIALAEAFGLQLVAEGVETETAAITLLRHGCHRAQGFLLSRPIASDQMEALLRRGRVSVDFSAGTS
- a CDS encoding MaoC family dehydratase, translated to MQVFKNLDELVGAKGAELGPTEWLEIGQDRVNKFAEATEDHQWIHVDPERAADGPFGGTIAHGLLTLSLLPYFSHHLYRVEGISLAVNYGYNKVRFITPVKVGAKVRARAVVTDVTALEGAAQSTVTITVEIEGSEKPAAVAESIVRYIA
- a CDS encoding NAD(P)-binding domain-containing protein translates to MVRTLPRTAVIGAGISGLTAGKMLKDYRVPYTTFEISDRVGGNWAFGNPNGLSSAYRSLHIDTSKHRLSFKDFPVPHHFPSFPHHSDIKDYLDSYAEAFGLLENIEFNNAVRHARRRDGGGWLIEDQSGTEREFDLLVVGNGHHWDARWAEFPGTFTGESIHSHHYIDPQTPLALTGKRILVIGIGNSAADITVELSSKAMQNKVTLSTRSSAWIVPKYLAGQPGDKIFKTTPYLPLSWQRRAAQAFAPLVGADPTKYGLPAANHKLFEAHPTQSVELPLRLGSGDVIPKPNVTLLDGDTVHFDDGTSDVFDVIIYATGYNITFPFFDPDLISAPENQIRLYKRMFKPGFEDLVFIGFAQAIPTLFPFVECQSRLLAAYAAGRYVLPAADEMERVIDADQQLHAGHCTNRARHTQQVDYFYYEHDIRTKEIPAGIKRAASRPVSVPA
- a CDS encoding alpha/beta hydrolase, yielding MSYQELSFTSHGTRCSAWHFRASGEHSRPVVVMAHGFGGTKDSGLEPFAERFAAAGIDVFAFDYRGFGASEGSPRQTISLERQLADFHSAIAAAADLPDVDRDRIGLWGASMSGGHVLQVAGDRDDIAAVIALTPLTSGLAAGRAAIGERDVLTALRWTATGVRSKVSVARGGAATLMPIVGRPGEPGALTLSGAYESYLAMAGPTWRNQIDSSVGMELGRMNVKAAVRRISCPALVQIGDFDRFVPAGAVAKTAELARAQVHRYACDHFDVWPGNEWFDKTVEDQLVFLRRVLAPV
- a CDS encoding GntR family transcriptional regulator — its product is MSTGSDAEFAVRPQLSDDVARVVRRRIFDGTYPAGEYLRLDQLAVDLGISVTPVREALLNLRAEGLLVQHPRRGFMVLEFTARDLADVANVQAYVGGELAARAAENISAEQLSELKAIQDQLEQAYEQPDSDRTVRLNHEYHRLINVVADSPKLTQFMSGITRYQPESVFPTLDGWPAQSIKDHRRVIAAFERGDAGAARAAMAEHFTIGVAPLCEHLTKLGVIRPI